The genomic segment GCTGCCATTTCCAGCGTGTTCATGCTGTTTTCAGCCGGAGACCATGTTATCGTGGCGGAAGATGTATACGGTGGCACGTTTCGGTTTTTGACCAAGGTATTGTCGAGAATGGGCATCTCCGTTACATTCGTGGATGCGACAGATACAGAAGCTGTTCGTGCGGCCATTACACCGGCGACGAAAGGGGTTTACCTGGAGACCCCCTCCAATCCCACCTTAAAGGTGACCGATATTGCAGCGGTTTCACGTATCGGGAAGGAGCACGGCTTGCTCGTCATTGTCGACAATACATTCCTTACCCCGTATTACCAGCGTCCATTGGAACTTGGCGCAGATGTGGTCATTCATAGTGCAACGAAGTTTATCGGAGGGCATAGCGACGTCGTGGCAGGTCTGGCCGTGACTAGAGAGGCTGGGTTAGGAGAGCAGCTCTACTTTATCCAGAATGGCATGGGAGCGATTTTGGGTGTGCAGGACTGCTGGCTCGTGATGCGTGGGCTCAAAACATTGAAAGCCCGGCTGGATGTCAGCACGAAAACAGCCGCGAGCTTGGCTGACTGGTTGTCTACGCATCCACAAGTAAGCCGAGTTTACTATACGGGACTGGCGGATCACCCCGGTCACTTGATTCAGACACAACAAGCGACTGGTCATGGGGCTGTTCTTTCCTTTGATGTAGGGAGCCGCGAGCGAGCAAAAGCGCTGTTTGATCGTGTAAAATTGCCGATTGTAGCGGTTAGCCTCGGGGCAGTAGAAACAATTCTCTCCTACCCGGCTACAATGTCACATGCAGCGATGCCTGTTGAGGAAAGAGCTGCAAGGGGAATCACAGATGGTTTGATCAGGTTGTCAGCTGGTTTAGAGGATTTCGATGACTTGGTGGCAGATTTGAAGCAAGCATTGGATTATTTGCCTTCTGAAGCATCCGTCCATAAAGAAAAAGAGGTATTCACCCGGGCTTAAATCCGGGGGATACCTCTTTTCTTTTAAGGTGTTCCTGTACGATTTGCGTTGATCTTGTTCTGTCCTTGCGGTTCTTTATGCATGCGTTTTTCTTTTACTTGAGCAGGTGTTTCTTCGGGAGGCTGCACACTGCGCGGCAGCTGCGGCATGATCCGGCCTACGATATCCGCGAGTTCTTCGGTAATTCCTGAAACAGGATGACCGCGACGAATATCTTCTCCCATTTCCCGTAATCGCTGTACGATGGCAGGGTCAGCGGTTACGACGGCATTCGCTCCTTGAGGATCTTCCTTCAGTGCTTCCGCAACTGTGTACTTAATGACACCCACCTCTGGGCGATCCAGATTCGGGTCTACTGTAATACCGACAACAGCATATTTACCCAAGACCAGAGCAGTCGCGTTCTGTACCCTTTTTACACGTGTTGCCAATTGAACGAGACGATCGGCAGTGGCTTGAGAAGATTGATTATAAGTAGGCTCAGGAGCTGTTTGCTGAACACGTTGAGTATGAGTGGCATGCTTGGGCTGTTGTCCAGCCTGATTCGCTGGTGGATTATTGCCCGACATGCATGCTGTAAGCAACAAGCTAAAACCGAGGCAGCAGATCATGATCCGTTTCACAGGCATTCTCCCTTTCCCAGTATTGCCTTCCTTCTTAAGGAGGGCAGGGTTACAAGTATTTTGTTCTGGGCTGCCCATTTTCATTCTGCCAATGGGTCGTCTATCTCTGTCTGCCTGAACATAGACTGTAGTACATCACGTCGCCGCACTTGAGCATCCCTCTAAAAATTGCATAGGGTATATAAGAAGGGTAATAGGAGGCGAGATTTTGAAGAAAATCTACGTACTGGACACCAACGTACTCCTGCAAGATCCAAGGGCGATGTTTTCTTTCGCTGACAACGAAATTGTCATACCAGCTGTCGTATTAGAAGAAATCGATTCCAAAAAGCGGTATATGGATGAAATTGGCCGCAATGCTCGGTACGTATCTCGGCTCTTTGACAGTTTTCGTGAGCTGGGGCAATTGCACACTGGAATTACCCTGGAAACAGGTGGGTTGTTTCGGGTGGAACTAAATCATTCCTCTTTCCACCGCCTTCAGAAACAATTCACAGAAATGAGTAATGACAACCGCATTTTGGCGGTCGCACTAAACTTACAGGAGGAGGAAAACGGAAAACCACAGCCAAGACCAGTCATTTTGGTAAGCAAGGATGCACTCATGAGAGTCAAGGCTGATGCTTTGAATATTTCCGCAGAGGATTTTCTTTCGGATCGAGTTGTGGGGGAGTTCTCCAGTATTTACCCGGGTTATCAGAAGATGATGGTAGCGTCCGACATCATCAAGACTTACTATGCGACAAGAAAGCTGCAGCTGGCCTCCTGTTTTCCACGCTATCGCTTTTACCCTCATCAATTTTTAGTGCTGAAGGACGAATGCAACCCATCGATTTCAGCGATTGGAAAAGTCGACCCGGACGGAAAAATGTTAGAAATGCTTGTGTCAGATGATGATCCGATTTGGGGCATCCGGGCTCGTAACGTGCAGCAACGGATGGCAACCGAATTGCTGCTGCGAGATGATATCCCTTTAGTAACCATGACCGGTAAGGCCGGTACAGGAAAAACCTTGCTGGCATTAGCAGCGGGCCTGCTGCAAATCGAGGACCAGCAAAAATACAAAAAACTGTTAGTGGCAAGACCTATCGTTCCGCTTGGAAAAGACATCGGTTATTTGCCCGGCGAAAAAGAAGAAAAGCTTCGACCGTGGATGCAACCGATTTATGATAATTTAGAATATTTGTTCAACACAAAGCGACCAGGTGATCTGGATAAAATTTTGGCAGGCATGGGCAGTTTGCAGGTGGAAGCTTTGACGTATATTCGGGGGCGCTCCATTCCTGAACAATTTATTATCATTGATGAAGCCCAAAACTTGACAAAGCATGAAGTGAAGACGATCCTGACGAGGGTGGGGGACGGCTCGAAAATTGTGCTAATGGGTGATCCTGAGCAGATTGATCATCCCTATCTGGATGAGAGCAACAACGGTTTAACCTACGTGGTAGAAGTATTTAAAGACCAAAAGCTGGCTGGACATATCCGGTTGGAAAAAGGCGAACGGAGTGTGCTCGCACAGCTGGCCGCAGATTTATTGTAAAGAGAGGTATGAAAAACAACGCGGAGGTCATACTATTTTTGTCGAGCCCGATGATTCATGTAAGTAAACGGCGAAATGCCTTGCAGGAGGCGAAGATCCGTGGATAATCATGATCAAGCAATCGACGAAAGTCGTATGGAGATAAACCGATTCCTTTAGCTACTTTTCTCTACGATGGAGGTTGAAGAGCCAAAGAGAATAACCGGTAGAACCCCATAAGCAATTCGGGCTCGACAAGGACCGCTCCTCATTGGAGCGGTTTTCATTTTTTGAAGGTTCTCAGGCAAAAAGAAAAACGCGGATAAAAAAATCCCGCGTTTTTGTCCGATTTTCCTTATTTAGCAGCCGCAATCGCTGTTCGCAATGACGAAATACATCCGATGTGCATACCTTCATGGAAAAGCGTGAAGACCATCATTTCCCCATAAGTATGAATAGTGCCTCTGCCTCCTAGTTCAAACGGTTTTGGCAATGGATCATTCAATCGGGAATGCAATTCTTCTTTGATACGCACATGCTGTGCTTTTAGCTCGGCAGCTAAAGTTTCGAGGGAAGGCCCTTCTTTTTGCCAATCAGCAGGCTTGGTTCCTGGAGCGAACATGGCTCCGTAATACGAAGGACATTTCATTCCTTCTGGTCCGAAGAGTAAGAAATCTTGTGTCAAGAGAATATGACCAATATTCCAGCGAATGTTGTTTTTAAAGCCATCTGGAACTACGTCTGCTTCCTCCTCGGTTATTTCCGTCAATCTTGCCAAAAACATTCCGCGAACCAAGTCGTACTGATTCCATACAAAAGAAAAGTCCTGCATAGTAATCCCTGCCCTTCCTCATATTTGCATGCACCAACATGTTACCGCATAAACAGCAAAGGGGAAATATACAAACTGCAAAAAAATTTGCAAGTTGTCCCTCCAACTCCATACATATGTACAAAGGAGGGAAGAATGATGGTTACGTTGGATTCATCTATTTCTTTTTTGATTTATATAACAGCGGTGTCCAGCGCGGCAGCAGGTGTTACGGAAGCTTTTAAATCAGTCATTCCCTTTTTGGCGACGGACTATGAGGCGAAAGAAAATTGCTGGGAGGATCAGTATCATGCTGCTCGATTGATGCACTACAAGCGGTTTTTCAATCTGCTTATTTCCGTATTGGCTGCTGGTGTGATTTTTGGCATGCTTGGTCTGGACCCGGCTCTGATTTTAACAGGTGCAGAATCAGCTTATGTAAAAAATTCATGGCAGTTAGGAACATGGATGTGGGGAATTGTTGCGGTATTCGGCTCGCCTTTTTTCGCATCACTCCTCAAAATACTAGAGAGCTTCAAACAATCGGTGGACAGCAATCTGCCGCCTAATCGTCCGCGCCGCAAAGTCAGCGGAACACGAGAATAAGCTGGTATCCCAATGGTTGCCCGATGCTTGCCGGATACGCTAAGATAACCAAAAGAGCGGTAGCAAAGGTGGGCACAGGTGAATGATGTGGAAATACTTGCGAATGACTGCGTTTTGGGTGCTGACAGTAGTTGTTTTGGCGGCGTGTTCGGCCCAGTCGGAACCAACTGCTACATTTGACCCCGAAAATCAAAAGGAGTACGGAGTAAACGGCATTTATCTCGGGCAGAACATAAAAGAAGCGATGGATATGTTGAAGCCGACAAAAGCGGATTTTATGGATATGGTGACAAGGCAAAGCTACACGGTAGAGCAGATGGCACAGGGTACTGGAGATGCAGTGATGGGGATGCTGCTGGTTGATCAAGCCCAGATGATGATCAAAGTCCACAAAGGTGAATTGACATCGATCATGCTGGGAGGAGTTCCCCGTGAGGACGCGCAAAAATTCAAAACCTATCGAGGACTCGCTATGTTTGATAGTGCTGAGCAGCTAGAGAAGCTGTACGGCAAAGGAAAAGGCGAACAAGAAGTGGTGTATGAGGGCAGCAAATACACCGCCAATTTTGGTCTTGTGGACAATCAAGTGGCGTGGTTTCGATTTGATCGTAAAGCATCGTAAAAAGGAAAAGGGAGCTCGCTTAACCGAAGCTCCCTTTTTTTTGCATTTGAAGGATTCATTTAGTCGGATGGTGCCAAACAAGCTTCACTTGATAAGCCTTCGCGATTCCCTCTGCCAGTGGAATCAAGCTCTGATCGATCAGGTAGGCTTCGGGTTGCTGGTCGGTTTCAGGTATGACACCCAAGACATGCTCGCGGATTTGCTCCATGGCAGCCCACTGATCTTCTGATTGGGATAAAGCCCCGAGCGTTACGATGGCAACTTGATCTGCATATACATACAAATGTTCATTTTGGGAGACAAAACCGATATCATCGAGTTGATCGATTGTGGTTGCTGGCGGGAGCAGCAATAGGGAAAAGGCATCGCCTAACATGTTGGACTTCTCCAAAATGGTTTCCAGCTTCTCCTGTTCGGCTTGATTCTCTACAATAAAAAGCAGTTTGTCCCGATCAAAGACATTGACATGATCTCCGATTTTATGTATGACTTGAGCATAGAAGCCAGGGAGCTTCCCGGCTGGTACATTCAGTTCAATTCCGTACATATGGCGCATGTCATACCCCCATGTTTGCAAACGTGTTTTTTCTATCGTATCAAAAAATCAAGGAGGTTTCCTATGACGAATCAAAATCTTGCCATTGAATCCTATGCGTTGGGAGCATTTCAAACCAATGCGTATGTGGTGACAAACACCGATACCAATCAAACTATTGTGATTGACCCGGGCATGGAGCCAGATCAGTTGCTCCGCGCCCTCGCGAATAAAAACGTCGTTGCCATTCTTTTGACGCATGCTCACTTGGATCATATTGGTGGTCTCAACCAAGTAAGAGAATTGACAAAAGCACCAGTTTACATTCATCCATTGGAGCAGGAATGGCTCACCAATCCTGATCTCAACGGATCTCGACGTTGGGATCTGCCTGAACTCATCGTATGTGAGCGGGCCGAGCACGAGTTGGAGGATGGTCAGACTCTAGAACTGGCAGGTTTTCACATTCAGGTGTTGCACACGCCAGGTCATTCACCGGGCAGTTGTTCATTCGTCATTGGCCAGCACTGCTTCGGTGGCGACGTTCTGTTTAACCAGAGCATCGGGCGTACGGATCTCTTCGGAGGAGATTACGAAACACTGATGATCAGCATCCAGGACAAACTGTTTGAGCTCGATGATGAAACCATTGTTTATCCAGGACATGGACCGAAGACGACAATCGACTACGAGAAAACGTACAATCCGTTTGTCACAGGCATGCTTCGTTAATTGCTTCATCATTCTTTATAAAGGTTGGGAGAGGATTTTGTCAGGCGGTGGAGAAAAGGAAGGGGTTACCATTTACTAAAGGAGCTATTCATTATGAAGCGAACATGGAAATGGGCACTCATTCTCGTTATCGCCTGCACGAGTCTGGTTGGGTGTGCGGCACCCATCGCCCAAGCAGATAAGACGAACCAAGCTCCCAACGTGAAAGCG from the Brevibacillus brevis genome contains:
- a CDS encoding trans-sulfuration enzyme family protein; the encoded protein is MNFATKILHGSTCIDPFTGASSVPIYQASTFHQADIDQPATFDYARSGNPTRQALEEAIASLEGGARGFAFSSGMAAISSVFMLFSAGDHVIVAEDVYGGTFRFLTKVLSRMGISVTFVDATDTEAVRAAITPATKGVYLETPSNPTLKVTDIAAVSRIGKEHGLLVIVDNTFLTPYYQRPLELGADVVIHSATKFIGGHSDVVAGLAVTREAGLGEQLYFIQNGMGAILGVQDCWLVMRGLKTLKARLDVSTKTAASLADWLSTHPQVSRVYYTGLADHPGHLIQTQQATGHGAVLSFDVGSRERAKALFDRVKLPIVAVSLGAVETILSYPATMSHAAMPVEERAARGITDGLIRLSAGLEDFDDLVADLKQALDYLPSEASVHKEKEVFTRA
- a CDS encoding YhcN/YlaJ family sporulation lipoprotein, which encodes MPVKRIMICCLGFSLLLTACMSGNNPPANQAGQQPKHATHTQRVQQTAPEPTYNQSSQATADRLVQLATRVKRVQNATALVLGKYAVVGITVDPNLDRPEVGVIKYTVAEALKEDPQGANAVVTADPAIVQRLREMGEDIRRGHPVSGITEELADIVGRIMPQLPRSVQPPEETPAQVKEKRMHKEPQGQNKINANRTGTP
- a CDS encoding PhoH family protein, with the translated sequence MKKIYVLDTNVLLQDPRAMFSFADNEIVIPAVVLEEIDSKKRYMDEIGRNARYVSRLFDSFRELGQLHTGITLETGGLFRVELNHSSFHRLQKQFTEMSNDNRILAVALNLQEEENGKPQPRPVILVSKDALMRVKADALNISAEDFLSDRVVGEFSSIYPGYQKMMVASDIIKTYYATRKLQLASCFPRYRFYPHQFLVLKDECNPSISAIGKVDPDGKMLEMLVSDDDPIWGIRARNVQQRMATELLLRDDIPLVTMTGKAGTGKTLLALAAGLLQIEDQQKYKKLLVARPIVPLGKDIGYLPGEKEEKLRPWMQPIYDNLEYLFNTKRPGDLDKILAGMGSLQVEALTYIRGRSIPEQFIIIDEAQNLTKHEVKTILTRVGDGSKIVLMGDPEQIDHPYLDESNNGLTYVVEVFKDQKLAGHIRLEKGERSVLAQLAADLL
- a CDS encoding DinB family protein, whose protein sequence is MQDFSFVWNQYDLVRGMFLARLTEITEEEADVVPDGFKNNIRWNIGHILLTQDFLLFGPEGMKCPSYYGAMFAPGTKPADWQKEGPSLETLAAELKAQHVRIKEELHSRLNDPLPKPFELGGRGTIHTYGEMMVFTLFHEGMHIGCISSLRTAIAAAK
- a CDS encoding MBL fold metallo-hydrolase, with amino-acid sequence MTNQNLAIESYALGAFQTNAYVVTNTDTNQTIVIDPGMEPDQLLRALANKNVVAILLTHAHLDHIGGLNQVRELTKAPVYIHPLEQEWLTNPDLNGSRRWDLPELIVCERAEHELEDGQTLELAGFHIQVLHTPGHSPGSCSFVIGQHCFGGDVLFNQSIGRTDLFGGDYETLMISIQDKLFELDDETIVYPGHGPKTTIDYEKTYNPFVTGMLR